Proteins encoded in a region of the Microtus ochrogaster isolate Prairie Vole_2 chromosome 19, MicOch1.0, whole genome shotgun sequence genome:
- the Slc6a19 gene encoding sodium-dependent neutral amino acid transporter B(0)AT1, which produces MVRLVLPNPGLEDRIPSLDELEVIEKEEASSRPKWDNKAQYMLTCVGFCVGLGNVWRFPYLCQSHGGGAFMIPFLILLVLEGIPLLHLEFAIGQRLRKGSVGVWNSIHPALKGVGIASMFVSFMVGLYYNTIIAWVMWYFFNSFQDPLPWSECPLNGNQTGYVEECAKSSSVDYFWYRETLNISTSIDDSGSIQWWILLCLTCAWSVLYVCVIRGIETTGKAVYITSTLPYVVLTIFLIRGLTLKGATNGIIFLFTPNITELTNPNTWLDAGSQVFYSFSLAFGGLISFSSYNSVHNNCEMDSVIVSIINGFTSVYAATVVYSIIGFRATESFDNCVNTNILTLINGFDLPEGSVTAENFETLQQWYNATNPEVYAQLKFQTCDMNALLSEGVEGTGLAFIVFTEAITKMPVSPLWSVLFFIMLFCLGLSSMFGNMEGVVVPLQDLNLIPKKWPKELMTGLICLGTYLIAFIFTLNSGQYWLSLLDNYAGSIPLLIIAFCEMFAVVYVYGVDRFNKDIEFMIGHKPNIFWQITWRVVSPLIMLVIFLFFFVIEVKQQLTYSIWDPDYEEFPKMQKIAYPNWVYAVVVIVAGTPCLAIPGFAIYKLLRNRCQKSGDHLGLVNTMSTASVNGDLKN; this is translated from the exons ATGGTGAGGCTTGTGCTACCCAACCCTGGCCTAGAGGACCGAATTCCATCTCTGGATGAATTAGAGGtcattgaaaaggaagaagccagctCCAGGCCCAAATGGGACAACAAGGCCCAGTACATGCTCACTTGTGTGGGCTTCTGTGTGGGGCTGGGCAACGTGTGGCGTTTTCCCTATCTATGCCAGAGCCATGGAGGAG GAGCCTTCATGATCCCATTTCTCATCCTTCTGGTACTGGAGGGCATTCCCTTGCTGCACCTGGAATTTGCCATCGGCCAGCGGCTACGCAAGGGCAGTGTGGGTGTGTGGAACTCCATCCACCCAGCTCTGAAGGGTGTAG GCATTGCCTCCATGTTTGTGTCCTTCATGGTGGGCCTGTACTACAACACGATCATCGCCTGGGTCATGTGGTATTTCTTCAACTCCTTTCAAGATCCTCTGCCATGGAGTGAGTGTCCACTCAACGGAAACCAGACAG GCTACGTGGAAGAGTGTGCCAAGAGCTCTTCCGTGGACTACTTCTGGTACAGGGAGACTCTCAACATCTCCACGTCCATAGATGATTCAGGCTCCATTCAGTGGTGGATCCTGCTCTGCCTGACGTGTGCCTGgagtgtgctgtatgtgtgtgttatccGCGGCATTGAGACCACTGGGAAG GCTGTGTACATCACCTCCACTCTGCCCTATGTGGTGCTCACCATCTTTCTCATTCGTGGCTTGACTCTGAAGGGTGCCACCAACGGTATCATCTTCCTCTTCACACCCAAT ATTACGGAACTGACCAACCCCAACACGTGGCTGGATGCAGGTTCTCAGGTCTTCTACTCCTTCTCACTGGCCTTCGGCGGCCTCATCTCCTTCTCCAGCTACAACTCTGTGCA CAATAATTGTGAGATGGACTCTGTGATCGTGTCCATCATCAACGGCTTCACATCTGTGTATGCGGCCACCGTGGTCTATTCCATCATCGGCTTCAGAGCCACCGAGAGCTTTGACAACTGTGTCAACAC AAACATCCTGACTCTCATCAATGGGTTCGACCTGCCTGAGGGCAGTGTGACTGCAGAGAACTTTGAGACCCTTCAGCAGTGGTACAATGCCACCAATCCTGAGGTCTATGCACAGCTGAAGTTCCAGACCTGTGACATGAACGCCTTGCTTTCTGAG GGTGTGGAGGGCACAGGCCTGGCCTTCATTGTCTTCACTGAAGCCATCACGAAGATGCCAGTGTCCCCGCTGTGGTCAGTGCTCTTCTTTATCATGCTCTTCTGCCTGGGCCTCTCCTCCATGTTTGGGAACATGGAGGGGGTAGTTGTGCCCCTTCAGGACCTCAATCTCATCCCTAAGAAGTGGCCCAAGGAACTGATGACAG GTCTCATCTGCTTGGGGACGTATCTCATTGCCTTCATTTTCACACTGAATTCGGGCCAGTACTGGCTCTCCCTTCTGGACAACTATGCTGGCTCTATCCCTCTGCTCATCATCGCCTTTTGTGAGATGTTCGCTGTCGTCTACGTGTACGGAGTGGACAG GTTCAACAAGGACATCGAATTCATGATTGGCCACAAGCCCAACATCTTCTGGCAAATTACATGGAGAGTGGTCAGTCCACTGATCATGCTggtcatcttcctcttcttttttgttattgAGGTTAAACAACAACTCACGTATAGCATCTGGGACCCTGACTAT GAGGAATTCCCCAAAATGCAGAAGATCGCATATCCCAACTGGGTGTATGCGGTGGTGGTCATTGTGGCCGGGACACCCTGCCTCGCCATCCCTGGCTTTGCCATCTACAAGCTCCTCAGAAATCGTTGCCAGAAGTCTGGGGACCATCTCGGGCTGGTCAATACAATGTCCACAGCCTCTGTGAATGGTGACCTAAAGAACTGA